From the genome of Malus sylvestris chromosome 6, drMalSylv7.2, whole genome shotgun sequence, one region includes:
- the LOC126627060 gene encoding actin-depolymerizing factor 7-like: MANAASGMAVHDDCKLRFKELKAKRSYRFILFKIEQQQIVVDKLGEPSESYDDFTSSFPADECRYAVYDFDFTTEENCQKSKIFFIAWSPDSSKVRMKMVYASSKDRFKRELDGISFELQATDPSEMSLDIVKGRAC; the protein is encoded by the exons ATG GCCAATGCAGCTTCTGGAATGGCTGTGCACGATGACTGCAAACTGAGGTTCAAGGAGCTAAAAGCAAAGAGGAGCTATCGCTTCATTCTGTTCAAGATTGAGCAACAACAAATTGTGGTTGATAAGCTCGGGGAACCTAGTGAGAGCTATGATGATTTCACCTCCAGTTTTCCTGCTGATGAGTGTCGATATGCTGTCTATGATTTCGATTTCACAACCGAAGAGAACTGCCAGAAAAGCAAAATTTTCTTCATTGCATG GTCACCGGATTCATCAAAGGTGAGGATGAAGATGGTGTATGCTAGTTCCAAGGACAGATTCAAGAGAGAATTGGACGGCATTTCATTTGAATTGCAAGCAACAGATCCAAGTGAGATGAGCTTGGACATAGTGAAAGGGCGAGCCTGCTAA
- the LOC126627059 gene encoding uncharacterized protein LOC126627059, which produces MLRGYRFARPFKFQGTSLKGSAPAAVATNTILFVGLFIIASATLSSFWVQTSNFQIGSSTNQTIVVSDKFKKTPKSVEFPLNCSIGNNANQTQTCPANYPTTFSNTDELDPSPNPLCPDYFRFIHQDLMPWKRTGITRDMVENAKKTAHFRLVIVKGKVYVEKYKQSIQTRDVFTIWGILQLLRRYPGRLPDLEFMFDCDDQPVIRSRDYHGLNSTRVPPLFRYCGDRWTKDIVFPDWSFWGWNEINIKPWEGFLKDVKKGNQRIKWMDREPYAYWKGNPFVSDTRKDLLKCNVSGTQDWNARLFIQDWILESQQGFKQSNVADQCTHRYKIYIEGYAWSVSEKYILACDSVTLLVKPKYYDFFTRGLQPVHHYWPVRHENKCRSIKFAVDWGNNHKQKAQAIGKAASNFIQEELKMDYVYDYMFHLLNEYAKLLRFEPRIPKGTTHLCSESIACPADESPKKSMTESLVKSPSASDPCTMPPPYEPRALAKLYRRNINSITQVQQWEDKYWENFSKQQRL; this is translated from the exons TCCAATTTTCAGATTGGTAGTTCTACAAACCAAACCATAGTTGTCTCCGACAAGTTTAAAAAAACCCCTAAATCAGTTGAATTCCCACTCAACTGTTCCATTGGCAACAATGCTAACCAAACTCAGACCTGCCCAGCAAACTACCCTACAACCTTTAGCAATACTGATGAACTTGACCCGTCGCCAAACCCTTTGTGCCCGGATTATTTCCGGTTCATCCACCAGGATCTCATGCCATGGAAACGCACAGGAATCACAAGGGACATGGTGGAGAACGCAAAGAAGACAGCACATTTTAGGCTCGTGATTGTGAAGGGCAAGGTTTATGTTGAGAAGTACAAGCAGTCCATACAAACAAGGGATGTTTTTACCATATGGGGCATTTTGCAGCTTCTTAGGAGGTATCCTGGCAGACTACCTGACTTGGAATTCATGTTTGACTGTGATGACCAGCCGGTCATCCGATCGAGGGACTACCACGGACTGAACTCGACTCGGGTACCGCCACTGTTCCGGTATTGTGGTGATAGATGGACAAAGGACATCGTATTCCCTGATTGGTCCTTCTGGGGTTG GAATGAGATAAACATAAAACCATGGGAAGGTTTTTTGAAAGATGTCAAGAAAGGCAATCAAAGGATCAAATGGATGGACAGAGAACCTTATGCATACTGGAAAGGAAACCCCTTTGTTTCTGATACGAGGAAAGACTTACTCAAATGCAATGTCTCAGGGACACAGGATTGGAATGCTCGCCTATTCATCCAG GATTGGATTCTTGAATCTCAACAAGGCTTCAAGCAATCAAATGTAGCAGATCAATGCACACACAG GTACAAGATCTATATTGAGGGTTATGCATGGTCTGTGAGCGAGAAGTACATTCTAGCCTGTGATTCAGTAACATTGCTGGTAAAACCGAAGTACTATGATTTCTTCACAAGAGGTCTGCAACCAGTGCACCATTACTGGCCTGTAAGGCATGAAAACAAATGTAGATCCATTAAGTTTGCTGTGGATTGGGGCAACAACCACAAACAAAAG GCACAAGCAATTGGAAAAGCAGCAAGCAACTTCATTCAGGAGGAGCTAAAGATGGACTATGTGTATGACTACATGTTTCATCTGTTAAATGAATATGCTAAACTCTTAAGATTTGAGCCACGAATACCCAAGGGCACTACACATTTGTGCTCGGAGAGTATAGCTTGTCCTGCAGATGAGTCACCAAAGAAGTCTATGACAGAATCATTGGTTAAGAGTCCATCAGCATCAGACCCCTGCACCATGCCTCCTCCCTATGAACCCCGAGCTCTTGCAAAGTTATACAGGAggaatattaattcaattacaCAAGTGCAACAGTGGGAAGATAAGTACTGGGAAAATTTCTCTAAGCAGCAACGCCTGTAA